Part of the Desulfohalovibrio reitneri genome is shown below.
GGGGCGCTGAATTACGCCTTGTGTCTGGACTTGACCGATTGCCGTCCGGCTCCCCCGCTCATTCACCTGCGGCCGGAGGAGGCCGGCGGGACGGAGTCACTGGCGCGGGAGGTGGCCGAAGCGGTCTGCATGGTCATGGACTCGCCCATCGGGCGGTTCCGGGTGTACTGCAAGCAGCCGGTCAGTCCAGAGGTTTGACCCAGTCCGCCTTGGGGCCGCCGCCTTCCCCGGTGCGCGTGTAACGAACCTCTTCCCCCTGGGTGAGCGTGCGGAATCCCTCGCGCTCGATGGCGTCGAAGTGGACGAATACTTCCTGCCCGTCCTCGTCGTCCTTGACGAAGCCGAATCCCTTGATTTCGTCGAACCACGTCACCAGGCCGCGACGTTCCATTGGGGCGCTCCAGGGCTAGATGTGCCAGTTAAAGACTAGCAGGACCGTGACGGCTCGGCAAGACCTCCCGCTCGCGGCATGGAGCCCTGACCGGAAAAGGCCTGGGTCAGGGAGAGGTCGCGGCCAGCCCCGGAGGGGAGAGGGAGGTGGCCACCCTGGGGCGCACGCCTGAGCCCGGACCGGGGCGGTAGGGGATTCCCGCCAGGGCCAGAACTTGGGGGCTGGCGGGCATTTCGTAGGCCACGCCGGCCAGCACGACCTCGTCCGAGGCGCGCACCACGCGGGCGCTTACGGCCACCGAGTCCAGCCCCACTGAGTACGTCCCGCTGAGCACGGCGTAGCCGTTGGGGCTTTTGGCGATGATATCCGAGGCGGAACGGGCCAGGGAGAATTCCCCCTCGCCCGGACGCATGGCGATTTTCGTTCCCCGCTCCTTGAGTTCCACCGGGGACAGCCCCTCTCTGGCGAGCTCGGCCATGAGCTGTTCGGAGATGACCCGGCCCAGGGTCGAGGTGGTGCCAAGGGAATCGATGTCCACGAAGGTGCTGACCAGTATCCTGGCGTCCGGGGGGATCTCCCTGGCATAGAGCGTGTCGGCCAGTTCTCCGGCCGCTTGGCGGTTGGCACGCAGTACGCAGGTGGAGACCTCGCACTGGTCCTTTTTCTCGTTGAGGCGGTTGAGGTGCTGCAGATCCTCTATGGTTTTGACGCATCCGCCGCACAGCAGGGCGACGGTCAGCAAAATGAATGCGATGCGCATGAGTCTTCCCCGGCTTAAGGTTCCGTATCCGTCTCATCGGACGGGGGCGGAAAAAGTTTATCCCGAAGGCGGGGAAGCAAGAACGATGCCCTGGAGCCGAAGGATGGGCTACAGGCGCGGGATGAGGTTTTCCAGCAGGGCGGCCAAGTCGTCCCCGGCGGCGCGGGCCCGCGCGACGACTTGGTCGATGGGCGCGGGCTCCATGCAATCGGGTAGGTTGCGATTGGTCAGGCAGGAGAGCCCCAGGATTTCCACGCCCATGTGGTGCAGGGCGATGGCCTCCAGGGCGGTGGACATGCCAATGGCGTCCGCTCCCAGCATACGGTAGGCCCGCGTTTCGGCTGGGGTTTCCATCTGGGGGCCGGGAACCTGGATGTAGACGCCGCGCTCCAGGCGCAGGCCGATGTCACGGGCCGCGTCCAGTGCGGCACGTCGCATCGAGGGGCTGTAGACACTGCACATGTCGGGGAAGCGCGGCCCCCATTCGTCCACGTTGGGGCCACGCAGGGGGGAGAAGCCGGTATGGTTGATGTGGTCGGTAAGGACCATGAGGGACCCGGGGGAGAAAAGCGGATTCAGGGCGCCGGCGGCGTTGGTCAGGATGAAGCGGTTTACTCCGGCCCTGGCCAGGGCACGGACCCCGATGGTCACTTCGGACGAGTCGTACCCCTCGTAGAGATGGAAGCGGCCGGACAGGCAGTAGACCCGCCTGCCGCCAATAGCACCGGCCAGCATCTCCCCGCCGTGGCTCTGCACAGTTGAGGCGGGGAATCCCGGGATATCGGAGTAGGGCAGGGTGTCACGCTCCAGGCGAGCGGCCCATT
Proteins encoded:
- a CDS encoding cold shock domain-containing protein, encoding MERRGLVTWFDEIKGFGFVKDDEDGQEVFVHFDAIEREGFRTLTQGEEVRYTRTGEGGGPKADWVKPLD
- a CDS encoding FlgO family outer membrane protein, whose protein sequence is MRIAFILLTVALLCGGCVKTIEDLQHLNRLNEKKDQCEVSTCVLRANRQAAGELADTLYAREIPPDARILVSTFVDIDSLGTTSTLGRVISEQLMAELAREGLSPVELKERGTKIAMRPGEGEFSLARSASDIIAKSPNGYAVLSGTYSVGLDSVAVSARVVRASDEVVLAGVAYEMPASPQVLALAGIPYRPGPGSGVRPRVATSLSPPGLAATSP
- a CDS encoding purine-nucleoside phosphorylase, which translates into the protein MQTPDKVQHAASIIISRLGKPDAGAVGVVLGTGLGEWAARLERDTLPYSDIPGFPASTVQSHGGEMLAGAIGGRRVYCLSGRFHLYEGYDSSEVTIGVRALARAGVNRFILTNAAGALNPLFSPGSLMVLTDHINHTGFSPLRGPNVDEWGPRFPDMCSVYSPSMRRAALDAARDIGLRLERGVYIQVPGPQMETPAETRAYRMLGADAIGMSTALEAIALHHMGVEILGLSCLTNRNLPDCMEPAPIDQVVARARAAGDDLAALLENLIPRL